In the genome of Candidatus Sulfotelmatobacter sp., the window TGCGTCGCCGGGACCGAAAGAACGTGCATCACCTGGCCCAGGTGCGAGAAGGTCAACGAGTTGACCAGCTTCGCGCCGCTCGCCGTCTCGCGCTGCGCGATCGACGCGCTGCTGCGCTGCGCCGTCGAGCTGGCGTACGTCACGACCAATTGCGTCGTCGACGCCGGCGCATTGCGCTGACCGCGTGAACGCACTGCCATGTGCGTGACCTCGCCGCGCGCATGCGCTCCGGCACCGCGCGCGACCGACGAGGTCGAGTCACTGGTGGGGCACGTGAAGTCCGCCTGGTCGAAGCTGCCGCTCGGCGTCGCGGTCGGCGTCGGCGTCGGCGTCGCGCTGGTGGGCGGCGTCGTCTTGCCGCCGCCACCGCCGGAGCAGCCGCCGAGCAACGCGGCAGCCAAGAAGGACGCTAAAAGCGTACGAGCAGTTCGAGACAACGTCGGACCTCCGGAGGATCGGTCCAACGACGGACCGGGCTTTCCCTCATGTACGTATCGGCCGGATGTTAATCCCGGCTGAGAACATGAAGGCCGGCTGAGAATTTACTCAGCCGGCACGGTGGCCGAGCGCGACGTTCGTGGGCGGCGAGCCGTCGGCTGCGTCCGCGAGCCGCCGCCAGAGCAATCCGAGCGCGGCGATGGTTGCACGCTCGCGAATGTCCGAACGCGTCCCCGGGAAGGTCACCCGTCGCGTCTCGACCGACCCGTCCGGCAGCGCGAGCGCGAACCACACCAAACCGACCGGCTTCTCGGCCGTCCCACCGTCGGGACCGGCGATTCCGGTCGTCGCGAGCGCGACGTCGACGCCGAGCCGCGCGCGCGCACCGCGAGCCATTGCAGCCGCCGTCTCCTCGCTGACCGCGCCGACGCTTGCGAGCGTCGTGACCGGGACGTCGAGCAGCGCGGTCTTCACGTCGTTCGCGTACGCGACGATTCCGCCGCGAAACGCGGCCGACGCGCCCGCCACGGTGACGATCGCGTCGGCGACCGCGCCGCCCGTGCACGACTCCGCCGTGCCGAGCGTCCAACCGCGCGCGACGAGCTTGGCGACGATCGCGCCGGGCAGCGTGACGTCGTCCTCGCCGTACGAGAAGCTCCCGACGCGCGCGCGCAGCTCGGCCAGCACCGGCGCGATCATCGCGTCGGCCTCGGCGCGGCCGGCGGCCTTCGCCATCACCTTGACGTCGACGCGAAAACCGTGCGCCAGCATCGCGATCTTCGGGTTCTCGAGCGTGCGGAACAGGTCTTCGACCTTGCGGTCCAGGTCCGACTCGCCGATGCCGACCGTGTGCAACGTGCGCGTGTAGATCGCCTCGCGCAATCCGTACCGCTCGACCAGCCAGGGAATCAGCTTCTCCGCCAGCATCGGCCGCATCTCGCGCGGCACGCCCGGCATGCACGCGACGAACTTCCCGTCGGCGCGCAGCGCCGCGAAGCCCGGCGCCGTGCCGTGCGGGTTGTCGAACACGATGCTCCCTTCGGGCAGATACGCTTGGCGGCGATTGTTCTCGGCCATGGTGCGGCCGAAGCGCTCGAAGATCCGCTCGATCGCGCGCAGCGAGGGTTCGTGCAGCACCAGCGGCCGGCCGACGACGCGCGCCACCGCTTCTTTGGTGAGGTCGTCGACGGTTGGGCCCAAACCGCCGGTCGTGATCGCGCCGTCGGCGCGGTCGAGCACGCCGCGCAGCATCGCCTCCAAGCGCTCCGCGTTGTCACCGACGGAATGCTTGGCGTAGACGTCGACGCCGTGATCGGCGAGCGCGCTCGCCACCTGTGCGCTGTTGGTATCGATCAGGTGCCCGAGCAAAATCTCGGTCCCGATCGTCACGATCTCCGCGGACGCCACGTGCCCTCCTTCGCTACGCGCCCGCCTCACGGCCGGCGGCGCGTTCGTCGTCCTCGAACCAGGCGGGGTACGTCACCGTGGCGTCGAGCGCGAAACCGTCGGCGGCCAGGATCATCGCGGCGCGCCGGGCGAGGGCGTCATCCGCCAGCTCGCGCCGGTTCTGCCGCTTCTTCGCCGCGATCGCCTCGACGAAGCGGACGAACTTCGCGTCGAGCACGCGCTCGAGCGCGGCTTTGAGGATCTTGCCGACGCGCGGCGCGACGCCGCCGGTCGAGATGCCGATCTTCACCGGCCCGGCGCGCACGATCGCCTGCATCGCGACGAAGCCGTAGCGCGGCTGATCGATCGTGCACAGCAGAAACCGGTGCGCGTCGGCCAGCGCGCGCAAGCGCGCCGAGAGCGCCGCGTCCTGCGGCGTGGAGATGACGAAGAACGCGTCGCTGACGTCCTCGTCGCGCAGCGAGGCGGGGTCGGTGATCCAGCGCACGACCGCGCCGACGTCTTCCAGCGCGGCGACTTTTTCGCTCGCCTCGCGGTCGTCGCTGGGCCCGATCACCACGCACGGTCGGCCGACCAGATTGAGGCTGACCGAATAGAACCCGCGCGGCGGGAGGGGATCGTCCGCGTCGGCCGGCGAGTGCGCGAGCTCGGACATCAGAAGTCGACCGGCCGCAGGTAGAACTCGTTGATCGCCGTCGACGAAACGAGCGCCGTCGTCGGCAGGTGACGCTTCCAGTGCGTCGCGTCGACCCGCCGGCGCACCAGCCGGACCTCCTCGAGCGTCAAGCCGCGGGCGACGATCGCTTCGTCCTTGAAGCCCAGCAAGATCATGTTGAGGATGCGGTCGGCCTTGGCGTAGGTGATGCCCAGGTCGCCTTCGTCGGTCTGGTTCGCCTCGAGATCGGCGCTGGGCGCCTTGTCGACGACCTCGCGCGGGACGCCCAGGTGGCGCGCCAGCGCC includes:
- a CDS encoding competence/damage-inducible protein A, translated to MASAEIVTIGTEILLGHLIDTNSAQVASALADHGVDVYAKHSVGDNAERLEAMLRGVLDRADGAITTGGLGPTVDDLTKEAVARVVGRPLVLHEPSLRAIERIFERFGRTMAENNRRQAYLPEGSIVFDNPHGTAPGFAALRADGKFVACMPGVPREMRPMLAEKLIPWLVERYGLREAIYTRTLHTVGIGESDLDRKVEDLFRTLENPKIAMLAHGFRVDVKVMAKAAGRAEADAMIAPVLAELRARVGSFSYGEDDVTLPGAIVAKLVARGWTLGTAESCTGGAVADAIVTVAGASAAFRGGIVAYANDVKTALLDVPVTTLASVGAVSEETAAAMARGARARLGVDVALATTGIAGPDGGTAEKPVGLVWFALALPDGSVETRRVTFPGTRSDIRERATIAALGLLWRRLADAADGSPPTNVALGHRAG
- a CDS encoding NAD(P)-dependent oxidoreductase; the protein is MSELAHSPADADDPLPPRGFYSVSLNLVGRPCVVIGPSDDREASEKVAALEDVGAVVRWITDPASLRDEDVSDAFFVISTPQDAALSARLRALADAHRFLLCTIDQPRYGFVAMQAIVRAGPVKIGISTGGVAPRVGKILKAALERVLDAKFVRFVEAIAAKKRQNRRELADDALARRAAMILAADGFALDATVTYPAWFEDDERAAGREAGA